GGGGAAATGTGGAACTCAAGACCAGCtaagtgggcctcaagtttgtAGATTTCTGCACGGTAAGCGTACATGGTctccttggtgcagtcccagttcttgttAACCTGCTTGATGATGACATTGGAGTCGTCGTATGCTAGGATGTGCTTGATCCTGAGGGAAACAATGCGGAGGCCGTGGATGAGAGCCTCATACCCAGCGCCGTTGTTtgtggccttgtagtggatctggaggatGTACTTGAGCTACTTGCCTTTGTGGGACATAAAGAGGACCCCCACGCCGGTACCTTTGAGGTTGAGGGCACTGTCAAAGTACATTGTCCAATGTTCTAGCTTCTCCAAAGAGGGCGGCTTCTAGATCTCTGTCCACTCGGCACGAAGTCGGCTAGGATCTATGACTTAATCACATGACGTGGGCAGAAATTGAGGTCGAACTCACCGAGCTCTacagaccacttgacaactcggctGTTGACATCcttgttgtggaggatttcgccgagtGGGTACGAGGATACCACCCAGATCTTGTGCACCTGGAAGTAGTGGTGCAACTTGCGAGATGAGATGAGGATTGCAtagagcaatttctgaacctATGTGTAGCAAACTTTGGAATCGCTGAGGACCTCGCTGACATAGTAGACTGGTCTCTGCACCATGTGTGCATGGTTGGGATCTTCGTGTTCTGCAACTAGCACAGTGCTGACGACGTGCGTTGTTGTAGAGATGTAGAGTTCAAGCATTTCTTGGTCGTTCTTTGCCATTATGATGGGTGGAGTGGTAAGGAAAGCTTTGAGCTCTTCGAGTAACTTGCTAGCTTCATCATCCCACTCGAACTTGTTCATCTTTTTAAGTAGCTCGAAGAAGGGAAGTCCCTTTTTGCCGAGTTTGTTGATGAAGCGACTaagggccgccatcatgccaGTAAGCTTCATGACGTCTTTCTTTTTAGCTGGCTTTGCCATATTTCTGATTGCATCAAACTTGATGGGATTGGCTTTGATGCCATGCTTGCTAAACATGAAGCCCAAGAGCTTTCCAAATGGGACACCGAAGGCGCATTTGCCTAGGTTGACTTTCTAGCGATAGGCCCGGAGGCTTTCGAAGGTTTCTGCCAGATCCGCTATGAAGCTCTCCTCATCTTTAGTCTTGACAACCACATCGTTGACATAGGCCTCAACATtcttgttgggatacaaggtaggctacgtgtaacaactctacctaaattaagtgcttttaaatgTAAACCATTGTGTAATCCCTAATTAAAAaggtgaaatgacctttataacccAAAGAAGTTCTTTTTGGAGTTCGAAttaaaacttggaattttatatacaaacataagttttttcccaaataagagttgtaaaactttttaattcaaacaacttttgttaaaggcactttgactaattcggagtggaaggaagtcaaaaacagcaatcaaaaccggaTGACTAAAGAACCCTAAAAAACCTctttaagtcctggaattcgagttttcttCCAACTTTGCAAGCTTTTACCTCACAAACttctatctaaactcaagtcaggcccttaatgaaggttgtagtacctcgagtgtgttccaactttgttacactgagcCAGGTCCAAATCAGGCCATAACCTGTTCAAAACCccagtcaaagtgaggtaaaacagtcaactcacccctaaTGCCTTAAAAATCCGAagtctggaaaactgagcaggttacacctcttggcgagggtgttcctccaattttctgaactatgctcaagaaataccctaaataaaagttgaagtcctcagttttTAGAACAACTCTTTCCAtaacaccttggtctaattcgacttggaagctgcccaaaaatcgactcaaacatagctaagtCCCTGAAATCTTATCTCTCCGGCCAAatttggctaagtctggaattccagatttttagcaaactttggTACGAATTATcttcaaatcctttcacaatctaaaccgacaccttaaacaaagtttaaaGAACGTCCAGggttgagcaagtttgtttaaaagagttttggaagttgtgttggaGGGAAATATCAATGATATCCCCTAGCCCACGAAATCAACAGAacttaaaggcccaggcccatctaaggTAGCAAAATTGTTGTCAGCCCAATATgagagggagaggccacgttccgcctcgcccgacccggagtcccggggtcggacgctcccaaccccttgaagactaaactccacctcgcccgacccggagtgccggggtcggacactcccgaccccgtgaagactaaactccgcctcgcccgacccagaggGCCGGGGacgggagtgcccgacccccaccgcaaaaactccgcctcgcccgaccctggatGCGGGGGTCGGGCTCGCTCGGGTCCACCAGACgaatatccgcctcgggcgtgGACTAGAGGATCAAGGCGCCgttctcgtgggtccccctatcgacctcgccataaatgcgccgcggccctccaAGCTgaaagggagcggcgtccccaacgtaaccggtcaCGAATACCTATGCGCGGCCATGCAGCGTGAGCTGCAGTAGCCACGGCTCCCTCTGATTTGCCGCAAAGTACTCATGACCCGCGCCGAACGGCACAGGAGGGCacatcgcttgctctcgcgtCCCGCGCTCCCGATGACggggatgcgacgtccgggtctCACGTTAATCAACAtggcaacagaatcggccttcctccccggcgggcacagatgtcgaggctgaggctcatcatcatgctcgacggcgacggcgaccagagagatcatcgacaagatcgggaagaaaTCACCCTCCCTCGACGGAGGCGCTGACAAGGACCGGAGGTCAGAGCGAGAGCGGCGGCCCTGGGGCCCTCTCCTTATGTTATTTTGTTCTTGGATTATCCTTTCTACTTCTTCTCCTGACACCTagctcaactgtaaccccgagctccctcttgcgctataaaaggaggaccgggggtcctgagacaggACACACTCTCAAGCAAATAGAACACTCCCGCACTGACTTAGAGCGCGAAcgcactcaagagacctgggatcagttccctctctcgcccacctgtaacccctactacagaaccccgcatgggtaacacgagcagcctcgatactggacgtagggccttctttcgcctgaaccagtctaaccccgtgtctcccacaccaccatctggagccttacgcgcataaaagaaattcactagtctaaagtcttgatccgcaaatctcgacaacgacagttggcgcgccaggtaggggacctttgcgcgtacatcttcAGCTTAAGATGGCCAGCCACAACACCAGCTTCGCTCcaggctccctgatccgcttcgggagtctggacttccttgCCATtagggaggggatcgagctgatccctctcctcgtcttacCTGCTCGTCCCACCATCCCCGGCTCCACCGCTGGGACAGTGGCaagcggccaggcgcgcgccggAGGGCCCTTCCCAGGGAGTCAGCTCTTCGAGCTGTGCAATGCCGCGGTGACTTACGGTCGCCTCctgacgcggtccatgaccgtgtcgcccacgagcaacaagctcgcaggcgtggcgaggacgatctccgacgacggctccgacaacgggagccaccacccctcgcgtgagtgttTCATGGctgacgtgcactccgagggatccaacgacGATGGCGCCGGAGGGAGACAGAGGACTCCCCCTCCGTGTGCTGCGGCTACGATCGGGGCCCTGGGCAAGGCCCTGGAGCGCCCTCGGTAGCCGGAAGTGCACGCGGCATCCCCCCAAGAGGTTGAGTGCCCCCGCCACGAAGGCGGAGCACGcagcgggcgcgcgacgtccagccgcgcatctgcgcggatgaagagcgccctcagctcttcgctcatgccagccagaacatcgctaCCGCGGCGGCCCTACTACGGCGActccccgagccagcgacgcccgaggagcgacgggcgcgccaAGAGGTGCATGACTTGCTCTAGGGCGccaccgtccagcaggcggaaagctccgcgtcctGATGACACGGGCAAAATGCCAGCAGAGCGGCACCCGACGCGCCCCCAGAGAGACGgagggagtctgtccaccagccccctcctagggcaaaccaaGCCGCGTCCGCCCGGCGGCCACCACTGCCTGCAGGAGGAGGGGCTCGATCCGTTCATCGACGTGTCGGCcccatccgcgacgcccgcgacaccttggatgcgcggaggcgctcccgcacGGATAGGGAGGACAGGGTAGATcacggctaccacgtccaccgcggcgggcgctacgatAGCGAAGAAGACCACAGCCCGAGCCCCAACAcggcggggccccgggccttctccgcgcgcatcctgaatgcgCCATTTCcggcgcgcttcaggcaaccgacgAACATGGCCAAgtactcgggggagacgaaccccggggtATGGCTTAGCGACTactggcttgcatgtcaagccggcggggcggacgatgacctatTCATCATCTGCAACCtaccactctttctggccgactcagcgtgagcctggctggaacatatcccttcaggacggatccgctgctggaatgacctgaaggagatattcgtaggaaacttccagggtACGTACACgtgccccggcaactcctgggatctccggagctatCGCTAGGgatcagacgagtccctccgggactacatacgacgcttctccaggaagcgcactgagctctccaacgtcgcggatgccgacgtcataggggccttCTTGGCGGGAACCTGCTGCCGACCCTCGTCCATGAGCTGGGGCGCCAAGGCCCGCGAaccatggaggagctcctcaatatcgccaccagctacgcctcgggcgaagaggctattggagcgatcttcgaccactccaaaggcaaggcaaagcgggaggaggatgctgacgagggcacctccgaccgccagcagaagaagaaaggcaagcagcggcgcgaggcccccctcgtagctgctgtcgagcgcaagcgaggacagCCGCCCCCGAAGGGCACTCCTAGCTTCTTCGACAaactgctcgagggaccgtgcccgaaccacgagttccccacgAAACACGcgtacaaagactgcaacctcatgaagaggtactttgtaggcaacccagtgaagggcgaccggaagcggaagcccgatgaggagaagaagggcaaCGAAGAGAAGGAAtatggcttccccaaggtggatggctgcttcatgatcttcggcggcccggtGGCGTACGACTCCAAACGccgtcagaagctggagcgccgcgaggtctacgcggccgagcctgcgacgccggccttcctcgactggtcgggatcaaccatcaccttcgatcggtccgaccacccgggacgcgtccggcatccgggaTGCTACCCCCTCGTCATCGACCCCATCGTCAGCatgacgcgcctcaccaaggtgctcatggatggaggcagcggcctcaacatcctctacgccgagaccctcgatgCTGTGGGgattgaccgctcccgcctttgccccagcaaggcgccattccatggcgtcgtgctgggaaaacaggcaatgcctctcgggcaaatcgacttgcccgtcactttcgggaccccttccaactacaggaaggaggtcctcacctttgaggtggtAGGGTTctgcggaacctaccacgccatcttggggcgaccatgctacgcgaagttcatggccatccccaactacacctacctcaagctcaagctgccggggcccaacggggtcatcaccgtcggcacgtctttccaaaaggcgtacgagtgcgacgtggaatgctgcgagtacgccgcagccatcaccttcacCGGGGATTTGCGGTCCAGCTCACGGAAggcgccgaggaccagcccAACTCtaagcagtcggccacctcctttgaggccaccgaaggcatcaaggaggtccttctcgaccccagcagctccgacgtcaggaccgtgcggatcggcactaccctatctcccaaataggaaagcgcgctcgtcgacttcctccgcacgAACAGCGACATCTTCACGTGAaggccctcggacatgcccggcattccgagagaagtcgccgagcattccttgaacatcaaggccggctccaagccagtgaagcaaggactgcgccgcttcgacgaggagaggcgcaaggccatcggcgaggagctccagaagcttttggtggccggattcatcaaggaagtgtaccaccctgagtggctagctaatcctattcttgtatgaaaaaagaatgggaaatggaggatgtgtgttgactataccggtctcaacaaggcgtgcccaaaggatccgtttcctttgccacgcatagatcagatagtcgactcgacCGCTGGGTgggaaacccttagcttccttgacgcgtattccggctaccatcagatcacgATGAAAGAAAACGACCAGCTcactacctctttcatcacccccttcgacccctactgctacgttaagatgccattcggcctcaaaaatgcaggggctacgttccagcgatgcatgctaaaatgtttcggggacctcatcgggcggaccgttgaggcttacgttgatgatattgtagtcaaatccaagaagggcgaccagctcgttcctgacctcgaactagccttcgaaaggctaagggataagcgtattaagctcaatcccgaaaaatgcattttcggggttccgaggggcatgctgctaggcttcatcgtctccgtgcgcggcatcgaagccaatccgaagaagatagcggccatcagcgacatggggccaatccgaaatataaagggagtccagcgcatcatgggatgcttagcggccctgagccgcttcatctcgcgccttggcgaacgggggcttcctctctatcgactcctaaagaagactAACCGCTTTGAATGGACcgacgaggcccaggaggcacttgaccgactcaaggacctcctgacgaaggccccgatcctggtcccgccgacCGATGGCGAGCCCCTcatgctctacatcgcggcgaccacccaggtggttagcgcgaccctggtggtggaacgagaagaggagggacacgctctcaaggtgcaacgcccggtgtatttcatcagcgaagtcttgtccaaATCCAAGGCGTGCTgcccacagatccagaagctcatctacgccgtcctcatcacgaagaggaagctgcgccactacttcacctcccacccggtaacggtggtctcgtcgttcccactaggcgaagtgatccggaaccaggacgccacgggacggatcatgaagtgggcgctcgagctcatggaccagggcatcacctacatcccctgcaccgccatcaagtcccaggtactcgccgatttcgtaccagagtggacggagatccaaagGCCATCAgcgccagagaagcaggagtactggacaatgtacttcgacgggtcattgatgagggcccgtgctGGAGCGGGCCTCGTCTttgtctctcctctaggcgtgcgcatcaggtacatgatccacctccactttcctgcaaccaacaatgtcgccgagtatgaggccctcctcaacgggcttcgcatcgccatcgagctgggcatccgtcggctagacatccggggtgactcccagctagtcgtcgaacaagtcatgaaggagtggagctgccacgaccccaagatggcagcctactgcaacgaggttcgcaagcttgaagacaagttggacgggctggagctcaaccgCGTCGCAAGGCatttcaacgaggcagccgacgagctggcgaaggcagcatccggccgaatgcccgtccccgacggcgtcttcgtcagtgaccagttcaagccttcaatccgttaccAAGAACCGGCGAGGGTCGGCGAAGCGCCACCAGCTCCGGGCCAAACGCCGACCCCGGGGtgtccggcagcggccgcttaccgccgctcctctgctctTGGGCCGCAGGCGCGACGGCG
This portion of the Setaria viridis chromosome 7, Setaria_viridis_v4.0, whole genome shotgun sequence genome encodes:
- the LOC140223405 gene encoding uncharacterized protein — its product is MKLTGMMAALSRFINKLGKKGLPFFELLKKMNKFEWDDEASKLLEELKAFLTTPPIIMAKNDQEMLELYISTTTHVVSTVLVAEHEDPNHAHMVQRPVYYVSEVLSDSKIHYKATNNGAGYEALIHGLRIVSLRIKHILAYDDSNVIIKQLDMFGSFKTALGGYTHIFVAVDKFNKWIKVKAVTSIELAKAAQFIEEITHHFGVPNRIITDLGKQFTGSEFLEFCHDNLIDVYYSSVAHPRCNG